A region of Onychomys torridus chromosome 10, mOncTor1.1, whole genome shotgun sequence DNA encodes the following proteins:
- the B3gnt2 gene encoding N-acetyllactosaminide beta-1,3-N-acetylglucosaminyltransferase 2: MSVGRRRIKLLGILMMANVFIYLIVEVSKNSSQEKNGKGGVIIPKEKFWKISSPPRAYWNREQERLNKWYNPILNRLANQTGDLSMSPNTSHLGHCEPDPRVMTAVTDFSNLPDRFKDFLLYLRCRNYSLLIDQPKKCAKKPFLLLAIKSLIPHFARRQAIRESWGRETDVGNQTVVRVFLLGKTPPEDNHPDLSDMLKFESEKHQDILLWNYRDTFFNLSLKEVLFLRWVSTSCPDAEFVFKGDDDVFVNTHHILNYLNSLSKNKAKDLFIGDVIHNAGPHRDKKVKYYIPEVFYTGVYPPYAGGGGFLYSGPLALKLYNITDRVHLYPIDDVYTGMCLQKLGLVPEKHKGFRTFDIEEKNKKNICAYIDLMLVHSRKPQEMIDIWSQLQSPNLKC; encoded by the coding sequence ATGAGTGTTGGACGTCGAAGAATAAAGTTGTTGGGTATCCTGATGATGGcaaatgtcttcatttatttgaTTGTGGAAGTCTCCAAAAACAGTagccaagaaaaaaatggaaaggggGGAGTAATAATACCCAAAGAAAAGTTCTGGAAGATATCCAGCCCTCCCCGGGCGTACTGGAACCGAGAACAAGAGAGACTGAACAAGTGGTACAATCCCATTCTGAACAGGCTGGCCAACCAGACAGGGGACCTGTCCATGTCTCCTAACACAAGTCATCTGGGCCACTGTGAACCTGACCCAAGGGTCATGACAGCTGTGACAGATTTCAGTAACCTGCCGGACAGATTTAAAGACTTCCTCTTGTATTTGAGATGCCGAAATTACTCACTGCTTATAGATCAACCGAAGAAATGTGCAAAGAAACCTTTCTTACTGCTGGCGATTAAGTCCCTCATTCCACATTTCGCCAGAAGGCAAGCAATTCGGGAGTCTTGGGGCAGAGAAACTGACGTGGGGAACCAGACAGTAGTGAGAGTCTTCTTGTTGGGCAAGACACCCCCAGAGGACAACCACCCTGACCTTTCAGACATGCTGAAGTTTGAGAGTGAGAAGCACCAGGACATTCTCCTGTGGAACTACAGAGACACATTCTTCAACCTGTCCCTGAAGGAAGTGCTGTTTCTCAGGTGGGTGAGCACTTCTTGTCCAGATGCGGAGTTTGTTTTCAAaggtgatgatgatgtgtttgTGAACACTCATCACATCCTGAATTACTTGAATAGCTTATCTAAGAACAAAGCCAAAGATTTGTTTATAGGTGACGTGATCCACAATGCTGGGCCTCATCGGGATAAGAAAGTGAAGTACTACATCCCAGAAGTCTTCTACACTGGGGTCTACCCACCGTATGCAGGGGGAGGTGGATTCCTGTACTCTGGCCCCCTGGCCCTGAAACTGTACAATATAACTGACCGGGTCCACCTCTACCCCATAGATGATGTTTATACTGGAATGTGCCTTCAGAAACTGGGCCTTGTTCCAGAGAAACACAAAGGCTTCAGGACATTTGAtattgaagagaaaaataaaaaaaatatttgtgcatatatagaTCTAATGTTAGTACATAGCAGAAAACCTCAAGAAATGATTGATATTTGGTCTCAGTTGCAAAGTCCtaatttaaaatgctaa